From the genome of Triticum aestivum cultivar Chinese Spring chromosome 3B, IWGSC CS RefSeq v2.1, whole genome shotgun sequence, one region includes:
- the LOC123072673 gene encoding CBS domain-containing protein CBSCBSPB3: MPMAAPQPRRHQAAFLRSKPPAPAAANGKAGATNGKPATASSKPKSPAPPAQAPPTSSLEERTVKQLRLTKALTLPEATAVSEACMRMAARRADAALLTDDKGVLSGIVTAEDISGRVIAEGLRPDETNMARVMTRNPIYVTSNSSATEALQKMVQGLLDLPVVQNGEVIAMLDITKFLCDAISRMEKAAEQGSAIAAAMEGVEQQWGNEFAGLHAFIENLRDQMFKPSLSTIITENSSVPAVCPSDLVTVAAKKMREHRVNSVVVMTGNILQGIITSKDLVLRVVAQSLSPEATLIEKVMTASPGCATLDTSILEVLQSMQDRKYHHILVADKRGQIVACLDTLQLTHTAISMVEGASGPNDVANTMVQKFWDSALALHASEENDWHSDESRTAASDSAEGKQTPPHVGNAFSFKIEDRKGRMHRFSCVSESLDELVSAIAYRLGTENKKANVNLLYDDDEGDRVLLATDGDLVAAIEHARSAGWKVLRLHMDDGPETGAESTPTSSLDTSITRRGCSSLRLGRVAGAAAFAGVGVIVYLKCSRQ, encoded by the exons atgccGATGGCCGCGCCGCAGCCTCGCCGCCACCAGGCCGCCTTCCTCCGCAGCAagccccccgcccccgccgccgctaaCGGGAAGGCCGGCGCGACCAATGGGAagcccgccaccgcctcctccaagCCAAAGTCGCCCGCCCCGCCCGCCCAGGCGCCGCCAAC GTCGTCGTTGGAGGAGAGGACGGTGAAGCAGCTCCGGCTGACCAAGGCCCTGACGCTCCCGGAGGCCACCGCGGTGTCCGAGGCGTGCATGAGGATGGCCGCCAGGCGCGCCGACGCCGCGCTGCTCACCGACGACAAAGGGGTGCTCTCCGGCATCGTCACGGCCGAG GACATATCAGGCCGGGTGATAGCTGAGGGTCTCAGGCCCGACGAAACAAATATGGCTAGGGTGATGACGCGGAATCCAATTTATGTCACATCCAACTCGTCGGCCACCGAGGCACTCCAGAAGATGGTCCAAGGTCTGCTT GATCTTCCTGTAGTACAAAATGGTGAGGTCATTGCCATGTTGGACATTACCAAGTTCCTCTGCGATGCAATTTCAAGAATGGAGAAGGCAGCCGAACAAGGCAGTGCTATAGCAGCAGCTATGGAAGGGGTCGAACAGCAGTGGGGAAATGAATTTGCAG GTTTGCACGCATTCATAGAAAATCTTCGAGACCAGATGTTCAAGCCTTCCTTGTCAACTATCATTACTGAAAACAGCAG TGTTCCAGCGGTATGTCCTTCAGATCTAGTAACTGTAGCTGCCAAAAAGATGAGAGAGCACCGAGTTAACTCGGTGGTTGTCATGACAGGGAACATCTTACAAGGAATTATCAC TTCCAAGGATTTGGTTTTGCGAGTAGTGGCACAAAGTCTGTCCCCAGAGGCGACACTCATAGAAAAG GTCATGACGGCAAGTCCTGGCTGTGCTACACTGGACACATCAATCCTCGAGGTTCTACAATCAATGCAAGATAGAAAATATCATCATATTCTTGTTGCAGACAAAA GAGGGCAGATTGTCGCCTGTTTGGACACTCTACAGTTAACCCACACAGCCATCTCCATG GTCGAGGGAGCCTCTGGACCAAACGATGTGGCAAATACCATGGTTCAGAAGTTCTGGGATTCAGCACTTGCCTTGCATGCTTCAGAGGAGAATGACTGGCATAG TGACGAATCTCGTACGGCAGCCTCAGATAGTGCTGAAGGGAAGCAAACACCCCCTCATGTTGGCAATGCATTCTCTTTCAAAATTGAAGACAGAAAAGGGCGAATGCACAGATTCAGTTGCG TTTCAGAAAGCTTAGATGAGCTTGTGTCTGCTATTGCATACAGATTAGGAACAGAAAACAAGAAGGCAAATGTAAATCTTCTG tatgatgatgatgaaggtgacaGAGTTCTTCTGGCTACCGATGGTGATCTCGTTGCAGCGATTGAGCATGCCAGATCAGCTGGATGGAAG GTTCTGAGGCTGCACATGGACGATGGGCCAGAGACCGGCGCAGAGTCCACACCGACGTCATCTTTAGATACTTCGATAACAAGGAGAGGCTGCTCGTCCCTCCGGCTAGGTAGAGTGGCCGGCGCAGCTGCTTTTGCCGGCGTCGGGGTAATTGTCTACTTGAAATGCTCTCGGCAATGA